From one Microbacterium sp. 10M-3C3 genomic stretch:
- a CDS encoding YciI family protein, which produces MKYVIMFTFDPELDAQVPEERMQELYGRAYQWYGDNAAQIADGGAQLQPVETATTVKYGESGTVVADGPFSEAKEVVGGFSIIDVPDMDAAIALVRTWPYLELPGWGVEIRPILTVSGESGA; this is translated from the coding sequence GTGAAGTACGTCATCATGTTCACCTTCGACCCCGAGCTCGACGCGCAGGTACCGGAGGAGCGGATGCAGGAGCTCTACGGGCGCGCGTACCAGTGGTACGGGGATAACGCGGCGCAGATCGCCGACGGGGGAGCGCAACTGCAGCCCGTCGAGACGGCCACCACGGTGAAGTACGGCGAGAGCGGCACGGTCGTGGCCGACGGGCCGTTCTCGGAGGCCAAGGAGGTCGTCGGCGGCTTCAGCATCATCGATGTGCCCGACATGGACGCGGCGATCGCGCTGGTCCGCACATGGCCGTACCTCGAACTCCCCGGCTGGGGCGTGGAGATCCGCCCGATCCTGACCGTCTCGGGCGAGTCGGGGGCGTGA
- a CDS encoding DUF6596 domain-containing protein, which translates to MSGSDAAARPDAGTRPGTGGGVAASDLLLSKVVREESGRIVAALARSLGSLDVAEEAVADAVEEALRAWRKGGIPPNPGAWLTQAARHDALDRLRREKRYREKLAGMVPGSDATSAAAGDHGSASSGDADDRLPLLFGCCHPALAPEAQLALTLRAVCGLTTAQIARATFSTESATAQRIVRAKRKIGATGIPLRIPDGIDRAGRLDIVLTIVSVMYTEAHFVPGGDAAADRDLADDAIWLAGVIAAALPREPEAHGLLALLLFHRARESARSAGGDLVLLVDQDRSRWDAGLISRARVELERAARLRRPGRWQLQAAIAACHADAETAAATDWPQVLVLYDMLLGYDASPVVRLNRAVALDRVGAPVAALAEVDALAARLSGSHLWHAVRAHLLRRLGHDDEALAAEVRAVELTANLAERRLLAARTGR; encoded by the coding sequence GTGAGCGGTTCGGATGCCGCGGCCCGCCCCGACGCGGGCACGCGGCCGGGAACCGGCGGCGGGGTCGCGGCATCCGATCTCCTCCTCTCGAAAGTCGTGCGCGAGGAGTCGGGACGGATCGTGGCGGCACTGGCACGGTCCCTCGGCAGTCTGGACGTCGCCGAAGAGGCGGTGGCCGACGCCGTCGAGGAGGCACTCCGCGCATGGCGGAAGGGCGGAATCCCGCCCAACCCCGGCGCCTGGCTCACGCAGGCCGCCCGCCACGATGCGCTCGATCGCCTGCGCCGCGAGAAGAGGTACCGCGAGAAGCTGGCGGGCATGGTGCCCGGCAGCGACGCGACGTCCGCGGCGGCCGGAGACCACGGGTCCGCTTCGTCCGGCGACGCTGATGACCGGCTTCCGCTGCTGTTCGGGTGCTGCCACCCCGCACTGGCGCCGGAGGCGCAGCTCGCGCTCACGTTGCGAGCTGTGTGCGGCCTCACCACGGCGCAGATCGCGCGCGCCACGTTCAGCACCGAGTCGGCCACGGCGCAGCGGATCGTGCGCGCCAAGCGGAAGATCGGCGCGACCGGCATCCCCCTCCGGATCCCGGACGGGATCGACCGGGCGGGACGACTCGATATCGTCCTGACGATCGTCTCGGTCATGTACACCGAGGCGCACTTCGTCCCCGGCGGCGACGCCGCTGCGGACCGCGATCTCGCCGACGACGCGATCTGGCTCGCAGGTGTCATCGCGGCCGCGCTGCCGCGTGAACCTGAGGCCCACGGACTGCTCGCGCTGCTGCTGTTCCACCGGGCGCGCGAGTCGGCGCGGTCCGCGGGCGGCGACCTCGTCCTGCTCGTCGACCAGGACCGCTCCCGATGGGACGCTGGGCTCATTTCTCGGGCACGTGTGGAGCTGGAGCGAGCCGCGCGGCTGCGCCGCCCCGGCCGGTGGCAGCTGCAGGCGGCCATCGCCGCATGCCACGCGGATGCAGAGACCGCGGCCGCGACCGACTGGCCGCAGGTGCTCGTCCTGTACGACATGCTGCTCGGCTACGACGCGTCCCCTGTGGTGCGACTCAATCGCGCCGTCGCCTTGGATCGGGTCGGTGCGCCCGTCGCAGCGCTCGCCGAGGTGGACGCCCTGGCGGCCCGGCTCTCCGGGTCGCACCTCTGGCATGCCGTGCGGGCGCATCTGCTGCGCCGGCTCGGACACGACGATGAAGCGCTCGCCGCGGAGGTGCGCGCGGTGGAGCTGACAGCGAACCTCGCCGAGCGTCGACTCCTCGCCGCCCGCACCGGTCGGTGA
- a CDS encoding M23 family metallopeptidase, with protein sequence MTLERLDEECDCAPSPRERRALWPSMDRRSALALGAIGAVSLGVIGAAGGPILSPARAIEGYPSWQDVQNARANEAAKAAEITRIQGLIQALAADVQRTQAEVVARSNEYYNAQQAFLEAAYEADQLQAQADAKQAEAADAAQKAGRIAAQLYRSGGDDTPLELFFAGSAASADDLLAKLGTMDKVIERNRTVYDQAVQARNSAQSLSDQAAVKRAERDRLQQEAEAKLAAAQAAAQAAQDALTAQQANQVTLEAQLAALKDTTAKTVADYQAGVEEERRRREERERREREEADRRAREAAAAAAAAAAANQGGGGGGGGGGGGGGGGGSGWVRPSYAGVSSWYGPRSSQCTPSYCASSFHLGIDFGAGCGAGNYAAAAGTVTYAGWNGGYGNYVRIDHGGGIATGYAHNSRVVVSVGQRVGAGQQVGVVGLTGNVFGCHLHFEVYQNGKTVDPAPFLRARGVGV encoded by the coding sequence GTGACGCTGGAACGACTGGACGAGGAGTGCGATTGCGCACCCAGTCCCCGTGAGCGTCGCGCGCTGTGGCCCTCGATGGACCGCCGCAGCGCGCTCGCCCTCGGCGCGATCGGCGCCGTCTCGCTCGGCGTCATCGGCGCGGCCGGCGGCCCGATCCTCTCGCCCGCCCGCGCGATCGAGGGCTACCCCTCGTGGCAGGACGTGCAGAACGCGCGGGCGAACGAGGCCGCGAAGGCCGCCGAGATCACGCGCATCCAGGGCCTCATCCAGGCCCTGGCGGCCGACGTGCAGCGCACGCAGGCCGAGGTCGTGGCGCGTTCGAACGAGTACTACAACGCCCAGCAGGCCTTCCTCGAGGCCGCGTACGAAGCCGACCAGCTGCAGGCCCAGGCCGACGCGAAGCAGGCCGAGGCGGCGGATGCGGCGCAGAAAGCCGGCCGGATCGCGGCGCAGCTGTACCGGAGCGGCGGTGACGACACTCCGCTCGAACTGTTCTTCGCGGGGTCCGCCGCATCCGCCGACGACCTGCTGGCCAAGCTCGGCACGATGGACAAGGTCATCGAGCGCAACCGAACCGTGTACGACCAGGCCGTGCAGGCCCGCAACTCGGCGCAGAGTCTCAGCGATCAGGCCGCCGTCAAGCGCGCCGAGCGCGACCGTCTGCAGCAGGAGGCCGAGGCCAAGCTCGCCGCGGCTCAGGCGGCGGCGCAGGCGGCGCAGGACGCGCTCACCGCGCAGCAGGCGAACCAGGTGACGCTCGAGGCTCAGCTCGCCGCCCTCAAGGACACCACCGCCAAGACGGTCGCCGACTACCAGGCGGGCGTCGAGGAGGAGCGGCGCCGCCGCGAGGAGCGCGAGCGTCGCGAGCGCGAAGAGGCCGATCGCCGTGCCCGTGAGGCCGCTGCGGCGGCTGCGGCGGCGGCCGCTGCCAACCAGGGCGGTGGCGGTGGCGGCGGTGGCGGTGGCGGTGGCGGCGGTGGCGGCGGCTCCGGGTGGGTGCGCCCCTCCTACGCGGGCGTGAGCTCGTGGTACGGCCCGCGGTCGAGCCAGTGCACGCCGAGCTACTGCGCGAGCAGCTTCCACCTGGGCATCGACTTCGGTGCCGGATGCGGCGCCGGCAATTACGCCGCAGCCGCGGGCACCGTCACCTACGCCGGCTGGAATGGCGGCTACGGCAACTACGTGCGCATCGACCACGGCGGCGGCATCGCGACCGGCTACGCCCACAACAGCCGGGTCGTCGTCAGCGTCGGCCAGCGAGTCGGCGCGGGGCAGCAGGTGGGTGTCGTGGGTCTCACCGGCAACGTGTTCGGCTGCCACCTGCACTTCGAGGTGTACCAGAACGGCAAGACCGTCGACCCGGCGCCGTTCCTGCGCGCGCGCGGCGTCGGCGTCTGA